CTCGATGGCAGAACCATCAAGGATCGGGATCTCTTCGCTGACCTTCACGAGAAGATTCGTTATGCCGTACATGTGGAACGTGGCAAGGAGATGCTCGATGGTCCTTACCATACAGTTTTTCCCTTTCACCGATGAGGCATAGCCGACGGAGAAGACGTAATCGATATAAGCAGGAATACGCTCCCCATCAGGTATGTGCTCGAATATGATGCCGGTATTTTCAGGCATCGGGAGGAGTATCATGCCGGTCTTTGCCCCCGAATGAAGACCAACACCATAGACAACAATACTTTTCCCGATGGTTTTTTGTTGAAATTTATGAGTACCTTTGGCACTTTCTATCCGGAAATCTTTGGTCTTTACCTTGTGCCGTTCTTCAGCACCCAAGCCCCTGGATATGACCTCAAGAACCTTTTCAATAGAGAGTGGTTTTTCGAGAAAGTCGTATGCACCCATTTTGACCGCCTCGACGGCCGTGGAGATCGTTCCATGGCCGGAAATAACGATTACGATTGCTTTCCCTTCCTTTTTCTTTATCTGTTTCAAGACCTGTATGCCATCCAGTTCAGGCATCCATATATCAAGAAGAACGATTTCGGGCTTTTCTCTCTCGAAAAGGGAGAGGCCTTCCTTGCCGTCAGTCGCCCTTGAGACCTGAAAACCCTCATCTTCAAGTATAGAGGACAAGCTGTCGAGAATATCCTTTTCATCATCGATAATAAGTACTTTATGCATAGCCTATATTCTACTCAAAACTACATGAATTTACAATTGTTTTAAGTTTTTATAGAACTTTGAGAAGAAGACCGCTCTCCACTATTTTACGGGGCTTGCGTCGCCCCCTCCAGCAGCAAAGCCGCCGGAGCCACCCCCTCTCGCCCAAGAATGGGCTATTAAATATTTTACGGGGCTTGCGTCGCCCCCTCCAGCAGCAAAGCCGCCGGAGCCACCCCCTCTCGCCCAAGAATGGGCTATTAAATATTTTACGGGGCTTGCGTCGCCCCCTCCAGCTTTCAGCTATCAGCTCTCAACAACCCCTTCGCTCTCCGCTGCTCTCATTGCCGGGGCTTGTCCGTGGGAATCTATTGCAAAAGGTGTTTTTGTGGTATACTAAATATGTAGTATAAAGGAGGAATGGAAAACTTTATTGGAAGAAAAGACGAACGAAGGGTTTTTAAAACTCTTTTTTGATGATATAAACATAGCCCGCAACCTCTTTGGCCCCCGTGACGAAAATATAAAATATCTCAGGAAATATTTTAACGTCAAGACGAGCATCCGGGGGAACCACTTGATCCTTATAGGCAGTAAAATGGATGTGGAGAATACAAATAAGGTAATTAACGAACTCCACAGCATCGTCAAGAAGGGTTTTGTTATCAGCGCATCGGATATAGATCAGGCAGTACGATACGTTTCACACACGCAGGATACCATAAGCAACCCCCACAAAGATCAGATATATATCTTTCCATCCAAAAAGGTTGTGATGCCGAAAACGAGGAACCAGAAGACATATATCGATGCCATAAAAAGGCATGATATGGTGATCGGTATAGGCCCCGCCGGTACCGGCAAAACATATCTCGCCATGGCAATGGCGCTTTCCTCTTACTACAGGAAGGAAGTTTCGAGGATCGTGTTAACGAGACCGGCCATTGAGGCAGGGGAAAAGCTCGGTTATCTCCCCGGAACGATGTATGAAAAGGTTAATCCCTATCTGAGGCCTCTTTATGATGCACTGTACGACATGCTTGATATGGAGAAGGCCACCAGACTTGTTGAAAAGGGTATTATTGAAATCGC
The DNA window shown above is from Syntrophorhabdaceae bacterium and carries:
- the lpxC gene encoding UDP-3-O-acyl-N-acetylglucosamine deacetylase, whose translation is MHKVLIIDDEKDILDSLSSILEDEGFQVSRATDGKEGLSLFEREKPEIVLLDIWMPELDGIQVLKQIKKKEGKAIVIVISGHGTISTAVEAVKMGAYDFLEKPLSIEKVLEVISRGLGAEERHKVKTKDFRIESAKGTHKFQQKTIGKSIVVYGVGLHSGAKTGMILLPMPENTGIIFEHIPDGERIPAYIDYVFSVGYASSVKGKNCMVRTIEHLLATFHMYGITNLLVKVSEEIPILDGSAIEMCSKIEEAGIIEQQRGIEPLYIKEAVTIADLSNGKSLQIEPSESFEIDYTLEYGKPIGIQRYHFHGDKDAFIAEIAPARTFGFLKDFEQLAKMGLGTGGRINNVIILNDEGVINTKLRFKDEFVRHKVLDL
- a CDS encoding PhoH family protein, with the protein product MEEKTNEGFLKLFFDDINIARNLFGPRDENIKYLRKYFNVKTSIRGNHLILIGSKMDVENTNKVINELHSIVKKGFVISASDIDQAVRYVSHTQDTISNPHKDQIYIFPSKKVVMPKTRNQKTYIDAIKRHDMVIGIGPAGTGKTYLAMAMALSSYYRKEVSRIVLTRPAIEAGEKLGYLPGTMYEKVNPYLRPLYDALYDMLDMEKATRLVEKGIIEIAPLAFMRGRTLNDAFVILDEAQNTASEQMKMFLTRLGFSSKTVITGDITQIDLADKKTSGLVEIQRILKGIKGIKFVYFTEKDVVRHPLVQKIIKAYETRKTDSEGLNDAEWKG